The following proteins are co-located in the Bubalus bubalis isolate 160015118507 breed Murrah chromosome 21, NDDB_SH_1, whole genome shotgun sequence genome:
- the GMPPB gene encoding mannose-1-phosphate guanyltransferase beta isoform X1, with the protein MKALILVGGYGTRLRPLTLSIPKPLVDFCNKPILLHQVEALAAAGVDHVILAVSYMSQVLEKEMKAQEQKLGIRISMSHEEEPLGTAGPLALARDLLCETADPFFVLNSDVICDFPFEAMVQFHRHHGQEGSIVVTKVEEPSKYGVVVCEADTGRIHRFVEKPQVFVSNKINAGMYILSPSVLRRIQLQPTSIEKEIFPVMAKEGQLYAMELQGFWMDIGQPKDFLTGMCLFLQSLRQKHPEQLCSGPGIVGNVLVDPSARIGENCSIGPNVSLGPGVVVEDGVCIRRCTVLRDAHIRSHSWLESCIVGWRCRVGQWVRMENVTVLGEDVIVNDELYLNGASVLPHKSIGESVPEPRIIM; encoded by the exons ATGAAGGCACTGATTTTGGTGGGCGGTTATGGGACGCGTCTGCGGCCGCTGACGCTAAGCATCCCGAAGCCGCTGGTGGACTTCTGCAATAAGCCCATCTTGCTGCATCAAGTGGAGGCGCTGGCTGCG GCCGGCGTGGACCACGTGATTCTGGCCGTGAGTTATATGTCTcaggtgttggagaaggaaatgaaagcgCAGGAGCAAAAG CTAGGAATCCGAATCTCCATGTCCCACGAAGAGGAGCCTCTGGGGACAG CTGGGCCCCTGGCCCTGGCCCGAGACTTGCTCTGTGAGACTGCAGACCCTTTTTTCGTCCTCAACAGTGACGTGATCTGCGATTTCCCCTTCGAAGCCATGGTGCAATTCCACCGGCACCACGGTCAGGAGGGCTCCATTGTG GTGACCAAAGTGGAGGAACCCTCTAAGTACGGTGTGGTGGTGTGTGAGGCAGACACAGGCCGCATTCACCGGTTCGTGGAGAAGCCGCAGGTGTTTGTGTCCAACAAGATCAATGCAGGCATGTACATCCTGAGTCCTTCAGTGCTACGGCGCATCCAG CTGCAGCCCACATCCATTGAGAAGGAGATCTTCCCTGTCATGGCCAAGGAAGGGCAGCTCTATGCCATGGAGTTGCAGG GCTTCTGGATGGACATCGGGCAGCCCAAGGATTTCCTCACTGGCATGTGCCTCTTCCTACAGTCACTGCGACAGAAGCATCCTGAGCAGCTGTGCTCAGGCCCTGGCATTGTGGGCAACGTGCTGGTG GACCCAAGTGCCCGTATTGGTGAGAACTGCAGCATCGGCCCCAATGTGAGTCTGGGTCCCGGTGTGGTGGTGGAGGATGGCGTGTGCATTCGGCGGTGCACCGTGCTGCGAGACGCCCACATCCGCTCCCACTCCTGGCTGGAGTCTTGTATCGTGGGCTGGCGCTGCCGCGTGGGCCAGTGG GTGCGCATGGAGAATGTGACAGTGCTGGGCGAGGATGTCATCGTCAACGACGAGCTCTACCTCAACGGGGCCAGCGTGTTGCCCCACAAGTCTATTGGTGAGTCGGTGCCGGAGCCTCGCATCATCATGTGA
- the AMIGO3 gene encoding amphoterin-induced protein 3: MARLVLQSTLLCLLRVGLGTQDSDSFLPHAPHNCPHKCVCAADLLDCAGLGLREVPVRLPAAAADLDLSHNGLQRLPPGWLAPLSRLRALHLNHNELEALGRGVFTNASGLRLLDLSSNALRALGRHDLDGLGALETLLLFNNHLAHLDERAFHRLGTLSRLYLGYNKLSSFSFNHLHGLGAAHLRILDLSSNHIGRTPVPDLAALPAFLKNGLYLHDNPLPCDCRLYHLLRRWHQRGLSAVSDFAREYTCLAFKVPDSRVRFFAHSRVFENCSVALAQDLERPEEQLHVQVGQSLRLHCNTSAPALRVAWVSPQHELLVAPGSRNGSIAVLADGSLAIGSVQPWHEGVFVCLATGPRLHHNQTHEYNVSVSFPHPEPDAFNTGFTTLLGCAVGLTLVLLYLFAPPCPGCRRCCRRTCHCCRRCRRWPQTPSPLRELSAQSSVLSTTPPDAPSRKASVHKHVVFLEPGRRGLNGRVQLAVAEDFDLYNPSGLWLKAGSESTSSTASEGLVMT; this comes from the coding sequence ATGGCCCGGCTGGTGCTGCAGAGCACACTACTGTGCCTGCTGCGCGTCGGATTAGGCACTCAGGACTCAGACAGCTTCCTGCCCCACGCGCCTCATAACTGCCCCCACAAATGCGTCTGTGCTGCCGACCTGCTGGATTGCGCCGGCCTGGGGCTGCGGGAGGTGCCGGTCAGGTTACCGGCCGCGGCTGCAGACCTCGACCTGAGTCACAATGGGCTCCAGCGCCTGCCCCCTGGCTGGCTGGCGCCCCTGTCCCGGCTCCGCGCCCTGCATTTAAATCACAATGAGCTGGAGGCACTGGGTCGGGGAGTTTTCACCAACGCCAGTGGCCTGCGGCTGCTCGATCTATCATCTAACGCCCTGCGGGCACTTGGCCGCCACGACCTCGACGGGCTGGGAGCACTGGAGACGCTGCTTCTGTTCAATAACCACCTGGCGCACTTGGACGAACGTGCCTTCCACCGCTTGGGCACACTCAGTCGTCTCTACCTAGGCTACAACAAACTCTCATCCTTCTCTTTCAACCACCTGCACGGGCTGGGCGCGGCCCACCTACGTATTCTGGATCTCTCCTCCAACCACATAGGACGCACCCCTGTGCCTGACCTGGCTGCGCTGCCTGCTTTTCTCAAGAACGGCCTTTACCTGCACGACAACCCGTTACCCTGTGACTGCCGTCTCTACCACCTGCTGCGACGCTGGCACCAGCGGGGGCTCAGTGCCGTGAGCGACTTTGCCCGCGAGTACACCTGCCTGGCCTTCAAGGTACCTGACTCCCGCGTGCGCTTCTTTGCGCACAGCCGTGTCTTCGAGAACTGCTCGGTGGCCCTGGCTCAGGACCTGGAGCGGCCAGAAGAGCAGCTGCACGTGCAGGTGGGGCAGTCCCTGCGGCTACACTGCAACACTAGTGCCCCAGCCCTACGTGTGGCCTGGGTTTCCCCGCAGCACGAGCTGCTCGTGGCACCAGGATCTCGCAATGGCAGCATCGCCGTGCTGGCCGACGGCAGCCTGGCCATCGGCAGTGTGCAGCCGTGGCACGAGGGTGTCTTTGTGTGCCTGGCCACCGGGCCCCGCCTGCATCACAACCAGACGCACGAGTACAACGTGAGTGTGTCCTTTCCCCACCCGGAGCCCGACGCTTTCAACACCGGCTTCACCACGCTGCTGGGCTGCGCCGTGGGCCTGACGCTCGTGCTCCTCTACCTGTTCGCACCGCCCTGCCCCggctgccgccgctgctgccgCCGCACCTGCCACTGCTGCCGCCGATGCCGCCGCTGGCCCCAAACACCCAGCCCGCTCCGGGAGCTGAGCGCACAGTCCTCGGTACTCAGCACCACGCCACCTGACGCACCCAGCCGCAAAGCCAGTGTCCACAAGCACGTGGTCTTtctggagcctggcaggagggGCCTCAATGGTCGTGTGCAGCTAGCGGTAGCGGAAGACTTCGACCTCTACAATCCCTCGGGCCTGTGGCTCAAGGCTGGCTCCGAGTCCACTAGCTCCACAGCCTCTGAAGGTCTGGTGATGACCTAG
- the GMPPB gene encoding mannose-1-phosphate guanyltransferase beta isoform X2: MKALILVGGYGTRLRPLTLSIPKPLVDFCNKPILLHQVEALAAAGVDHVILAVSYMSQVLEKEMKAQEQKLGIRISMSHEEEPLGTAGPLALARDLLCETADPFFVLNSDVICDFPFEAMVQFHRHHGQEGSIVLQPTSIEKEIFPVMAKEGQLYAMELQGFWMDIGQPKDFLTGMCLFLQSLRQKHPEQLCSGPGIVGNVLVDPSARIGENCSIGPNVSLGPGVVVEDGVCIRRCTVLRDAHIRSHSWLESCIVGWRCRVGQWVRMENVTVLGEDVIVNDELYLNGASVLPHKSIGESVPEPRIIM; the protein is encoded by the exons ATGAAGGCACTGATTTTGGTGGGCGGTTATGGGACGCGTCTGCGGCCGCTGACGCTAAGCATCCCGAAGCCGCTGGTGGACTTCTGCAATAAGCCCATCTTGCTGCATCAAGTGGAGGCGCTGGCTGCG GCCGGCGTGGACCACGTGATTCTGGCCGTGAGTTATATGTCTcaggtgttggagaaggaaatgaaagcgCAGGAGCAAAAG CTAGGAATCCGAATCTCCATGTCCCACGAAGAGGAGCCTCTGGGGACAG CTGGGCCCCTGGCCCTGGCCCGAGACTTGCTCTGTGAGACTGCAGACCCTTTTTTCGTCCTCAACAGTGACGTGATCTGCGATTTCCCCTTCGAAGCCATGGTGCAATTCCACCGGCACCACGGTCAGGAGGGCTCCATTGTG CTGCAGCCCACATCCATTGAGAAGGAGATCTTCCCTGTCATGGCCAAGGAAGGGCAGCTCTATGCCATGGAGTTGCAGG GCTTCTGGATGGACATCGGGCAGCCCAAGGATTTCCTCACTGGCATGTGCCTCTTCCTACAGTCACTGCGACAGAAGCATCCTGAGCAGCTGTGCTCAGGCCCTGGCATTGTGGGCAACGTGCTGGTG GACCCAAGTGCCCGTATTGGTGAGAACTGCAGCATCGGCCCCAATGTGAGTCTGGGTCCCGGTGTGGTGGTGGAGGATGGCGTGTGCATTCGGCGGTGCACCGTGCTGCGAGACGCCCACATCCGCTCCCACTCCTGGCTGGAGTCTTGTATCGTGGGCTGGCGCTGCCGCGTGGGCCAGTGG GTGCGCATGGAGAATGTGACAGTGCTGGGCGAGGATGTCATCGTCAACGACGAGCTCTACCTCAACGGGGCCAGCGTGTTGCCCCACAAGTCTATTGGTGAGTCGGTGCCGGAGCCTCGCATCATCATGTGA